The following proteins are encoded in a genomic region of Streptomyces collinus Tu 365:
- a CDS encoding AMP-dependent synthetase/ligase — MREFSLPALYEVPADGNLTDIVRRNAAQHPDVAVIARKVGGVWQDVTATRFLAEVRTAAKGLVAAGVQPGDRVALMSRTRYEWTLLDFAIWSAGAVTVPVYETSSPEQVQWILADSGATACVVELDNHAAAVDSVRDALPALKHVWQIEAGGLEELGRLGQDVADATVEERSSIARADDPATIVYTSGTTGRPKGCVLTHRSFFAECGNIVERLRPLFRTGECSVLLFLPLAHVFGRLVQIAPMMAPIKLGCVPDIKHLTDELAAFRPTLVLGVPRVFEKVYNSARAKAQADGKGAIFDKAADTAIAYSKALDTPSGPSLGLKIKHKVFDRVVYSKLRAVLGGRGEYAISGGAPLGERLGHFFRGIGFTVLEGYGLTESCAATAFNPWDRQKIGTVGQPLPGSVVRIADDGEVLLHGEHLFKEYWNNPGATAEALADGWFHTGDIGTLDEDGYLRITGRKKEIIVTAGGKNVAPAVIEDRIRAHALVAECMVVGDGRPFVGALVTVDEEFLGRWAEEHGKPAGATAASLREDPDLRAAIQAAVDDGNAAVSKAESVRKFRILSSQFTEESGHLTPSLKLKRNVVAKDYADEIEAIYAK; from the coding sequence TTGCGCGAGTTCAGCCTTCCGGCTTTGTACGAGGTCCCTGCGGACGGCAATCTGACCGACATCGTCCGCAGAAACGCCGCGCAGCATCCCGACGTCGCCGTCATCGCCCGCAAGGTGGGGGGCGTCTGGCAGGACGTCACGGCCACCCGCTTCCTGGCCGAGGTGCGCACCGCCGCCAAGGGTCTCGTCGCGGCCGGGGTGCAGCCGGGCGACCGGGTGGCCCTCATGTCCCGGACGCGCTACGAGTGGACGCTCCTGGACTTCGCGATCTGGAGCGCGGGCGCGGTCACCGTGCCGGTGTACGAGACCAGCTCGCCGGAGCAGGTGCAGTGGATCCTGGCGGACTCGGGCGCGACCGCCTGTGTCGTGGAGCTGGACAACCACGCGGCCGCCGTGGACTCGGTGCGCGACGCGCTGCCCGCGCTCAAGCACGTCTGGCAGATCGAGGCCGGGGGTCTGGAGGAGCTGGGGCGGCTCGGCCAGGACGTCGCGGACGCGACCGTGGAGGAGCGCAGCTCGATCGCCCGGGCGGACGACCCGGCGACCATCGTCTACACGAGCGGCACGACCGGCCGCCCGAAGGGCTGTGTGCTCACCCACCGCAGCTTCTTCGCCGAGTGCGGGAACATCGTGGAGCGGCTGCGGCCGCTGTTCCGCACCGGTGAGTGCTCGGTGCTGCTCTTCCTCCCGCTCGCGCACGTCTTCGGGCGGCTCGTGCAGATCGCGCCGATGATGGCGCCGATCAAGCTGGGCTGTGTCCCGGACATCAAGCACCTCACGGACGAGCTGGCCGCGTTCCGGCCGACGCTGGTCCTCGGCGTCCCGCGCGTCTTCGAGAAGGTCTACAACTCGGCGCGCGCCAAGGCGCAGGCCGACGGCAAGGGCGCGATCTTCGACAAGGCGGCGGACACCGCCATCGCCTACAGCAAGGCGCTGGACACCCCGTCGGGCCCGTCCCTGGGGCTGAAGATCAAGCACAAGGTCTTCGACCGGGTGGTCTACAGCAAGCTGCGGGCGGTCCTCGGCGGCCGGGGCGAGTACGCGATCTCGGGCGGCGCCCCGCTGGGCGAGCGGCTCGGGCACTTCTTCCGGGGCATCGGCTTCACGGTGCTGGAGGGCTACGGCCTGACCGAGTCCTGCGCGGCGACCGCGTTCAACCCCTGGGACCGGCAGAAGATCGGCACGGTGGGCCAGCCGCTGCCGGGTTCGGTGGTCCGGATAGCGGACGACGGCGAGGTGCTGCTGCACGGCGAGCACCTGTTCAAGGAGTACTGGAACAACCCGGGCGCGACGGCCGAGGCGCTGGCCGACGGCTGGTTCCACACCGGTGACATCGGCACCCTCGACGAGGACGGCTACCTCAGGATCACCGGCCGCAAGAAGGAGATCATCGTCACCGCGGGCGGCAAGAACGTCGCCCCGGCCGTGATCGAGGACCGGATCCGGGCGCACGCGCTGGTCGCGGAGTGCATGGTGGTGGGTGACGGGCGGCCGTTCGTGGGCGCGCTGGTCACCGTCGACGAGGAGTTCCTGGGCCGCTGGGCCGAGGAGCACGGCAAGCCGGCGGGTGCCACCGCGGCGTCGCTGCGCGAGGACCCGGATCTGCGCGCGGCGATCCAGGCGGCGGTCGACGACGGCAACGCCGCGGTGTCGAAGGCGGAATCGGTGCGGAAGTTCCGCATTCTGTCCTCCCAGTTCACGGAGGAGTCGGG
- a CDS encoding SRPBCC family protein — protein MAEHTSSSITIEAAPADVMAVIADFARYPDWTGEVKEAEVLAADARGRAEQVRLVMDAGAIKDDQTLAYTWTGEHEVSWTLVKSQMLRSLDGSYLLKPAGQGGTEVTYQLTVDVKIPMLGMIKRKAEKVIIDRALAGLKKRVESGR, from the coding sequence ATGGCGGAACACACCAGTTCGAGCATCACGATCGAGGCGGCTCCGGCCGACGTCATGGCGGTGATCGCCGACTTCGCCCGCTACCCCGACTGGACCGGCGAGGTCAAGGAGGCCGAGGTCCTCGCGGCCGACGCGCGCGGCCGCGCCGAGCAGGTCAGGCTCGTCATGGACGCCGGCGCCATCAAGGACGACCAGACCCTGGCGTACACCTGGACCGGCGAGCACGAGGTGTCCTGGACCCTGGTGAAGTCCCAGATGCTGCGCTCCCTCGACGGCTCCTACCTGCTGAAGCCGGCCGGACAGGGCGGGACCGAGGTCACCTACCAGCTGACCGTCGACGTCAAGATCCCCATGCTCGGCATGATCAAGCGCAAGGCGGAGAAGGTCATCATCGACCGCGCGCTCGCGGGCCTGAAGAAGCGGGTCGAGTCCGGGCGCTAG
- a CDS encoding endonuclease/exonuclease/phosphatase family protein, protein MATTDLPNSGTEPDGSAVVRVLSYNVRSLRDDTAALARVITACAPDLVLVQEAPRFFRWRKKLARLAAASGQVLLTGGATAAGPAILCSLRATVERTEDVLLPLTPGLHRRGLATAVVRFGAARLGVVSCHLSLRADERYAQGGMLLDRLAGMGVEHAVAGGDLNERPGGRTFRLLADSLQDCRTAAPWGGEYTSTPADPHQRIDALFATRGVEVLGCGVPDGHPGVTGTDLRAATDHLPVLAALRIPAA, encoded by the coding sequence ATGGCGACCACCGATCTGCCCAACTCCGGTACGGAACCCGATGGTTCCGCCGTCGTCCGGGTCCTGAGCTACAACGTCCGCTCCCTGCGCGACGACACCGCGGCGCTGGCCCGGGTGATCACCGCGTGCGCCCCGGACCTGGTCCTGGTCCAGGAGGCCCCCCGCTTCTTCCGCTGGCGCAAGAAGCTGGCCCGGCTCGCGGCCGCCTCCGGGCAGGTCCTCCTCACCGGCGGCGCCACGGCGGCGGGCCCGGCGATCCTGTGCAGCCTGCGCGCCACCGTCGAGCGCACCGAGGACGTGCTCCTGCCCCTCACCCCCGGCCTGCACCGGCGCGGACTCGCCACGGCGGTGGTCCGCTTCGGCGCGGCCCGCCTCGGCGTGGTCAGCTGCCATCTCAGCCTGCGCGCGGACGAGCGGTACGCCCAGGGCGGCATGCTGCTGGACCGGCTCGCCGGGATGGGCGTGGAACACGCGGTGGCCGGCGGCGACCTCAACGAGCGGCCCGGCGGCCGCACCTTCCGGCTGCTCGCCGACAGCCTCCAGGACTGCCGGACCGCCGCCCCCTGGGGCGGCGAGTACACCTCGACCCCCGCGGACCCCCACCAGCGCATCGACGCCCTCTTCGCGACCCGGGGCGTCGAGGTGCTGGGCTGCGGGGTGCCGGACGGGCATCCCGGGGTGACCGGGACGGACCTGAGGGCGGCCACGGACCACCTCCCGGTCCTCGCCGCCCTCAGGATCCCGGCCGCCTAG
- a CDS encoding lysophospholipid acyltransferase family protein, translated as MYGTMKVAIGGPLKVAFRPWVEGMENIPAAGPAILASNHLSFSDSFFLPAVLDRKVTFIAKAEYFTTPGVKGRLTAAFFKGVGQLPVDRSGARGAGEAAVKSGIEVLERGELFGIYPEGTRSPDGRLYRGKPGGLARVALATGAPVIPVAMIDTEKIQPPGKVVPKLMRPGIRIGKPLDFSRYLGMEHDRFVLRAVTDEVMYEIMKLSGQEYVDIYATAAKRQIAEAAKAAKEAEKATKEAEKKADA; from the coding sequence ATGTACGGCACGATGAAAGTCGCCATCGGAGGGCCCCTGAAGGTCGCCTTCAGGCCCTGGGTCGAGGGCATGGAGAACATCCCGGCCGCGGGCCCGGCCATCCTGGCGAGCAATCACCTGTCCTTCTCGGACTCGTTCTTCCTGCCCGCGGTCCTGGACCGCAAGGTCACCTTCATCGCCAAGGCCGAGTACTTCACCACCCCGGGCGTCAAGGGGCGCCTCACGGCCGCCTTCTTCAAGGGCGTGGGCCAGCTCCCGGTGGACCGCTCCGGAGCGCGCGGCGCCGGCGAGGCGGCGGTGAAGAGCGGGATAGAGGTGCTGGAGCGCGGCGAGCTGTTCGGCATCTACCCCGAGGGCACCCGTTCGCCCGACGGCCGGCTCTACCGGGGCAAGCCCGGCGGCCTCGCGCGCGTGGCGCTCGCCACCGGCGCGCCGGTCATCCCCGTGGCGATGATCGACACCGAGAAGATCCAGCCGCCCGGCAAGGTGGTGCCCAAGCTGATGCGCCCGGGCATCCGCATCGGCAAGCCGCTGGACTTCAGCCGCTACCTCGGCATGGAGCACGACCGCTTCGTGCTGCGCGCGGTGACCGACGAGGTCATGTACGAGATCATGAAGCTCTCGGGCCAGGAGTACGTGGACATCTACGCCACCGCCGCCAAGCGGCAGATCGCGGAGGCGGCGAAGGCCGCCAAGGAAGCGGAGAAGGCCACCAAGGAGGCGGAGAAGAAGGCCGACGCCTAG
- a CDS encoding ArsA family ATPase encodes MRTILIMGPGGSGRTTVAAATARRAAAEGTRTLLLGADRTDTLGTALGTGTGPAPAEAAPLLTVWRPDAADRFRQDLTAFQTRAANVLDLLGAARLDAEEVTPLPGAEELSFLRALRDAALSERYDLLVVDMPPLPRALPLLGLPEELRRYLRRLLPPERQAARALRPVLGRLAGVPMPAEWLYETAARWDLELAAVEAVLTDRDTAVRLVAEPGPAGDDALRTATLGLALRGLRVESLTANRVLPDAAPDGWLAGLLAQQRKTLAEWQGRPDGARTHDLHQVPHLGRDPRGGDDLDALAVPAVNPAPAPVEWPVADRLAEDGVLVWHIPLPGAIREELDLVRRGDELVIGAGAFRRIVPLPSALRRCTVEGAGLREGELRIRFAPDPGLWPAAGR; translated from the coding sequence ATGCGCACCATCCTGATCATGGGCCCGGGCGGCAGCGGACGGACGACCGTCGCCGCCGCCACCGCGCGCCGCGCCGCCGCCGAGGGCACCCGCACCCTCCTGCTCGGCGCCGACCGCACCGACACCCTGGGTACGGCACTGGGCACCGGGACGGGGCCGGCCCCCGCCGAGGCCGCCCCGCTGCTGACGGTGTGGCGCCCCGACGCCGCCGACCGCTTCCGGCAGGACCTCACCGCCTTCCAGACCCGCGCCGCGAACGTCCTCGACCTCCTCGGCGCCGCCCGCCTGGACGCCGAGGAGGTCACCCCGCTGCCCGGCGCCGAGGAGCTGTCCTTCCTGCGCGCCCTGCGCGACGCCGCCCTCTCCGAGCGCTACGACCTCCTCGTCGTCGACATGCCACCGCTGCCGCGGGCCCTCCCGCTGCTCGGCCTCCCCGAGGAGCTGCGCCGCTACCTGCGTCGCCTGCTGCCGCCCGAACGGCAGGCCGCCCGCGCCCTGCGCCCGGTCCTCGGCCGGCTCGCCGGCGTCCCCATGCCCGCCGAGTGGCTGTACGAGACGGCGGCCCGCTGGGACCTGGAGCTGGCCGCCGTGGAGGCGGTGCTGACCGACCGGGACACCGCCGTACGCCTGGTCGCCGAACCCGGCCCGGCCGGCGACGACGCCCTGCGCACCGCCACCCTCGGCCTCGCCCTGCGCGGTCTGCGCGTCGAGTCGCTGACGGCCAACCGCGTCCTGCCCGACGCCGCCCCCGACGGCTGGCTCGCCGGGCTCCTCGCCCAGCAGCGCAAGACCCTCGCCGAGTGGCAGGGCCGGCCGGACGGCGCGCGGACCCACGACCTCCACCAGGTCCCGCACCTGGGCCGCGACCCGCGCGGCGGCGACGACCTCGACGCCCTCGCGGTCCCCGCCGTCAACCCCGCGCCCGCCCCGGTCGAGTGGCCCGTCGCCGACCGGCTCGCCGAGGACGGCGTGCTGGTCTGGCACATCCCGCTGCCCGGCGCCATACGGGAGGAGCTCGACCTCGTCCGGCGCGGCGACGAACTCGTCATCGGCGCCGGCGCCTTCCGGCGGATCGTTCCGCTCCCCTCCGCCCTGCGCCGCTGCACCGTCGAGGGCGCCGGGCTGCGCGAGGGCGAGCTGCGCATCCGGTTCGCGCCCGACCCCGGTCTGTGGCCCGCCGCCGGACGGTGA
- a CDS encoding alpha/beta hydrolase codes for MPVLPGAEPYRHEGGEVGVLLCHGFTGSPQSLRPWAEHHAAHGLTVSVPLLPGHGTRWEDMQVTGWQDWYAEVNRELRLMSERCSRVFVGGLSMGGALALRLAARHGERVAGVVVVNPANRVNGLSAYALPVARHLVRTTKGIASDIARGGSAELGYDRVPLHAAHSLRVFLRRLDGELPQVTQPLLLLRSARDHVVPAADAARVLSRVSSLDVTGIVLEQSYHVATLDHDADRIFEESLAFMGRLAPSVGKEGTAAVG; via the coding sequence GTGCCGGTTCTCCCCGGAGCCGAGCCGTACCGCCACGAGGGCGGGGAGGTGGGTGTCCTCCTCTGTCACGGCTTCACCGGCTCGCCCCAGTCGCTGCGCCCCTGGGCGGAGCACCACGCGGCGCACGGCCTGACCGTGTCGGTGCCGCTGCTGCCCGGGCACGGCACCCGCTGGGAGGACATGCAGGTGACGGGCTGGCAGGACTGGTACGCGGAGGTGAACCGCGAGCTGCGCCTGATGTCCGAGCGTTGTTCCCGGGTCTTCGTCGGTGGCCTGTCCATGGGCGGCGCGCTGGCGCTGCGGCTGGCGGCCCGGCACGGCGAGCGGGTCGCCGGGGTGGTCGTCGTCAACCCGGCGAACCGGGTGAACGGCCTGTCGGCGTACGCCCTTCCGGTGGCCCGGCACCTCGTACGGACGACGAAGGGCATCGCCAGTGACATCGCCCGGGGCGGGTCGGCGGAGCTGGGGTACGACCGGGTCCCGCTGCACGCGGCGCACTCCCTGCGGGTGTTCCTGCGCCGGCTGGACGGCGAGCTGCCCCAGGTCACCCAGCCGTTGCTGCTGCTGCGCAGCGCCCGGGACCACGTGGTCCCGGCGGCCGACGCGGCGCGGGTGCTGAGCCGGGTGTCCTCCCTGGACGTGACCGGGATCGTGCTGGAACAGAGTTACCACGTGGCGACGTTGGACCACGATGCGGACCGGATCTTCGAGGAGAGCCTCGCCTTCATGGGCCGGCTCGCACCCAGTGTCGGCAAGGAAGGGACGGCCGCAGTTGGCTGA
- a CDS encoding DUF5304 domain-containing protein, with amino-acid sequence MSEERPASEPPEAERRANDADAWSTACAEDLAAEKARRRAGQGPPPGSAAEELRRLVDTVADKLSGLQSPLLGAVAGPAAQQVVRQVVQQAKAAVEPVVERNPDVFDHLAAAGTELLAAYRSAVQGQERRWTTRAAEPEAGPDGGRPGRPDGDEGTGPGERIDLD; translated from the coding sequence ATGAGCGAAGAGCGTCCCGCATCCGAACCCCCCGAGGCGGAGCGGCGGGCGAACGACGCCGACGCCTGGTCCACCGCCTGCGCCGAGGACCTCGCCGCCGAGAAGGCCCGCCGCCGCGCCGGGCAGGGCCCGCCCCCGGGCTCCGCCGCCGAGGAACTGCGCAGGCTCGTGGACACGGTGGCCGACAAGCTGTCCGGCCTGCAGTCCCCGCTCCTCGGAGCCGTCGCGGGCCCGGCCGCCCAGCAGGTGGTGCGCCAGGTCGTGCAGCAGGCGAAGGCCGCCGTCGAGCCCGTCGTGGAGCGCAACCCGGACGTCTTCGACCACCTCGCCGCGGCCGGCACCGAGCTGCTGGCCGCCTACCGCTCCGCCGTCCAGGGCCAGGAGCGCCGCTGGACCACCCGCGCCGCCGAGCCGGAGGCCGGCCCCGACGGCGGCCGCCCCGGCCGTCCCGACGGGGACGAGGGCACCGGTCCGGGGGAGCGCATCGACCTGGACTGA
- a CDS encoding ROK family glucokinase, whose product MGLTIGVDIGGTKIAAGVVDEEGNILSTFKVPTPTTPEAIVDAIASAVEGARAGHEIVGVGIGAAGYVNRQRSTVYFAPNIDWRNEPLKEKVEARTGLPVVVENDANAAAWGEYRFGAGKGHRNVICITLGTGLGGGIIIGNKLRRGHFGVAAEFGHIRMVPDGLLCGCGSQGCWEQYASGRALVRYAKQRANATPERAEVLLALGDGTPDGIEGKHISMAARQGCPVAVDSYRELARWAGAGLADLASLFDPSAFIVGGGLSDEGDLVLDPIRKSYKRWLVGGNWRPVADVIAAQLGNKAGMVGAADLAREPDPIM is encoded by the coding sequence ATGGGACTCACCATCGGCGTCGACATCGGCGGCACCAAGATCGCGGCCGGCGTGGTCGACGAGGAAGGCAACATCCTCTCGACCTTCAAGGTGCCGACCCCCACCACGCCCGAGGCCATCGTGGACGCCATCGCCTCCGCGGTGGAGGGAGCGCGTGCGGGGCACGAGATCGTCGGCGTGGGTATCGGTGCGGCCGGCTACGTGAACCGGCAGCGCTCCACGGTGTACTTCGCGCCCAACATCGACTGGCGCAACGAGCCGCTGAAGGAGAAGGTCGAAGCCCGCACCGGCCTCCCCGTCGTGGTCGAGAACGACGCCAACGCGGCCGCCTGGGGCGAGTACCGCTTCGGCGCGGGCAAGGGCCACCGCAACGTCATCTGCATCACGCTCGGCACCGGCCTCGGCGGCGGCATCATCATCGGCAACAAGCTGCGCCGCGGCCACTTCGGCGTCGCCGCCGAGTTCGGCCACATCCGGATGGTCCCGGACGGCCTGCTGTGCGGCTGCGGCTCGCAGGGCTGCTGGGAGCAGTACGCCTCCGGCCGCGCCCTGGTCCGCTACGCCAAGCAGCGCGCCAACGCCACCCCCGAGCGCGCCGAGGTGCTGCTCGCGCTCGGCGACGGCACCCCCGACGGCATCGAGGGCAAGCACATCTCCATGGCCGCCCGCCAGGGCTGCCCGGTCGCCGTCGACTCCTACCGCGAGCTGGCCCGCTGGGCCGGCGCCGGCCTCGCCGACCTGGCCTCCCTCTTCGACCCGTCCGCGTTCATCGTCGGCGGCGGCCTCTCGGACGAGGGCGACCTCGTCCTCGACCCCATCCGCAAGTCCTACAAGCGCTGGCTGGTCGGCGGCAACTGGCGTCCGGTCGCCGACGTGATCGCCGCCCAGCTCGGCAACAAGGCCGGCATGGTGGGCGCGGCCGACCTGGCCCGCGAGCCCGACCCGATCATGTGA
- a CDS encoding metallophosphoesterase family protein, whose product MAPTRSGSPRTRVHVVSDVHGNARDLVRAGEGADALICLGDLVLFLDYADHSRGIFPDLFGTENADRIVELRTARRFEEARAFGARLWAGIGSDRATAIEKAVRKQYAELFAAFPTPTYATYGNVDMPPLWREYARPGTTVLDGERVEIGGRTFGFVGGGLRTPMRTPYEIDDEEYAAKIEAVGEVDVLCTHIPPEVPELVYDTVARRFERGSRALLAAIRRTRPRYSLFGHVHQPLVRRMRIGATECVNVGHFAGTGRPWALEW is encoded by the coding sequence ATGGCACCCACACGCTCCGGCAGCCCGAGGACCCGCGTCCACGTGGTCAGCGACGTCCACGGCAACGCCCGCGACCTGGTCCGGGCCGGCGAAGGTGCGGACGCCCTGATCTGTCTCGGCGACCTCGTCCTCTTCCTCGACTACGCCGACCACTCGCGCGGCATCTTCCCGGACCTGTTCGGCACCGAGAACGCCGACCGCATCGTCGAGCTGCGCACCGCCCGCCGCTTCGAGGAGGCGCGCGCCTTCGGCGCCCGGCTGTGGGCCGGGATCGGCTCCGACCGGGCCACCGCCATCGAGAAGGCGGTGCGCAAGCAGTACGCCGAGCTGTTCGCCGCGTTCCCCACCCCGACGTACGCCACCTACGGCAACGTCGACATGCCGCCCCTGTGGCGCGAGTACGCCCGCCCCGGCACCACCGTGCTCGACGGCGAGCGGGTCGAGATCGGCGGCCGGACCTTCGGCTTCGTCGGCGGCGGCCTGCGCACCCCGATGCGCACGCCCTACGAGATCGACGACGAGGAGTACGCGGCCAAGATCGAGGCCGTCGGCGAGGTGGACGTGCTGTGCACGCACATCCCGCCGGAGGTGCCCGAGCTGGTCTACGACACCGTCGCGCGCCGCTTCGAGCGCGGCAGCCGGGCCCTGCTGGCCGCGATCCGCCGCACCCGGCCGCGCTACTCCCTGTTCGGGCACGTCCACCAGCCGCTGGTCCGCCGGATGCGGATCGGCGCGACGGAGTGCGTGAACGTGGGCCACTTCGCCGGTACCGGCAGGCCCTGGGCGCTCGAATGGTGA